One window of Quercus robur chromosome 5, dhQueRobu3.1, whole genome shotgun sequence genomic DNA carries:
- the LOC126728403 gene encoding uncharacterized protein LOC126728403 encodes MRRENVAKSSGGCAGKRIWAALWKLKIPNKVKVFAWRACNDILPTKMNLVNRRIIADAACPICTRFPETTVHVLWDCDADQDVWAGSLKLLQRGKHGLLDMFQLMEYLMEQLAWEDLELMVVQAWLIWTQWNRVIHGGRFHDPGWLNKRAMEYLEDYQAIQNQFDVDQVQQPSRDSWKPLPSSVYKLNFDVAVFFGLDRTRFGAVVRNDKGEVMAAMLAKGPPVFCSEEAEFLACRKAIEFATDVGFSEFIVEGDNSSVMQAISSPNKDESLMGNVVGDIQQMLRGLYWVNVEFT; translated from the coding sequence ATGCGAAGAGAGAATGTGGCCAAGAGCTCTGGTGGTTGTGCTGGGAAGAGGATTTGGGCTGCTCTATGGAAACTTAAAATCCCAAACAAAGTGAAGGTGTTTGCCTGGAGAGCTTGCAATGATATTCTACCAACGAAGATGAATCTTGTTAACCGAAGGATTATCGCTGATGCTGCTTGTCCGATTTGTACCAGGTTTCCAGAGACAACTGTGCATGTGCTTTGGGATTGTGATGCTGATCAGGATGTGTGGGCAGGTAGCTTGAAATTGCTGCAGAGAGGAAAACATGGGCTGCTTGATATGTTCCAGCTGATGGAGTATTTAATGGAGCAATTGGCATGGGAAGATTTAGAGTTGATGGTAGTTCAGGCATGGCTGATCTGGACTCAGTGGAATAGAGTGATACACGGTGGGAGATTTCATGATCCAGGTTGGCTAAACAAAAGAGCAATGGAATATTTAGAGGACTATCAGGCTATACAGAATCAGTTCGATGTAGACCAGGTGCAGCAGCCAAGTCGGGATTCATGGAAGCCTCTTCCATCTTCggtttataaattaaatttcgATGTCGCTGTGTTCTTTGGTTTGGATAGGACCAGGTTTGGAGCAGTGGTTAGAAATGACAAAGGGGAAGTTATGGCTGCAATGTTAGCCAAGGGTCCACCGGTTTTTTGCAGTGAAGAAGCGGAGTTCCTTGCATGTCGAAAGGCAATTGAATTTGCCACGGATGTTGGTTTTTCTGAATTCATTGTTGAAGGTGATAATAGTTCAGTCATGCAAGCTATTTCTTCTCCGAATAAAGATGAGTCGTTGATGGGTAATGTGGTAGGTGACATCCAGCAGATGCTAAGAGGACTGTATTGGGTGAATGTGGAGTTTACATGA